A region from the Spirochaeta thermophila DSM 6192 genome encodes:
- a CDS encoding Lsa36 family surface (lipo)protein — protein sequence MKGNIIWCVIVCSIVFPFSLGAFDITVHPPKVSGTPEDGAVNAELETLVESIEAEFVSELEDADIQAVSLVKGFATANAFASHAGSIRSVLDYGFMQVSLGASFGFQNPTSVPFNIGSLYEAAEETFDVLAGGGIQLGAQVGINLSFLLPGLHGAIRLGKFAVSVPLAESVSLDHDLTMVGLVFSYPILKGVETAGTGWSGVSIGAGAIYESLSSVYSRDFRYYYEPSSFSGDYVTIESLEARPSVHLEMESSQVVVPLEVITGVKAVFMHVYGGLGMDLAFGSSELRLSADPNFEVKGYIDATGEDLSSFVASEGSVEVKGSVTTAPVTLNPKLIMGTGWFLGPVVLETSLLLYFNEGSGFSGGITIATMF from the coding sequence ATGAAAGGAAACATCATATGGTGTGTGATCGTGTGCTCGATCGTCTTCCCCTTCTCCCTTGGGGCTTTCGACATCACGGTACATCCTCCGAAGGTTTCGGGGACGCCGGAAGACGGGGCTGTGAACGCTGAGCTCGAAACCCTCGTGGAGAGTATCGAAGCGGAGTTCGTTTCCGAACTCGAAGATGCCGATATCCAAGCGGTGTCGCTCGTGAAGGGGTTCGCCACGGCGAATGCCTTCGCCTCCCACGCCGGGAGCATCCGATCGGTGCTCGACTATGGGTTCATGCAGGTGAGCCTCGGCGCATCGTTCGGGTTCCAGAATCCCACAAGTGTGCCCTTCAATATAGGAAGCCTCTACGAGGCGGCCGAGGAGACGTTCGACGTCCTCGCAGGGGGAGGTATCCAGCTCGGGGCCCAGGTGGGGATCAATCTCTCGTTTCTCCTTCCTGGGCTGCACGGCGCGATAAGACTGGGGAAGTTCGCGGTCTCCGTACCGCTCGCAGAGAGTGTCTCTCTCGATCATGATCTCACCATGGTAGGGCTCGTCTTCTCTTATCCGATACTCAAAGGGGTGGAAACCGCCGGTACAGGATGGTCGGGTGTCTCCATAGGTGCAGGGGCGATATACGAGAGCCTCTCGAGTGTGTATTCACGGGATTTCAGGTACTACTATGAACCGAGTTCCTTTTCCGGAGACTATGTAACGATAGAAAGTCTGGAAGCGAGACCTTCAGTGCATCTTGAGATGGAAAGCTCGCAGGTGGTTGTGCCTCTGGAAGTGATCACAGGAGTAAAAGCAGTGTTCATGCACGTCTATGGCGGGTTGGGGATGGATCTGGCCTTTGGCTCCTCCGAACTCCGGCTCTCTGCTGATCCCAATTTTGAAGTAAAAGGATACATAGATGCAACGGGAGAGGACCTCTCCTCGTTCGTCGCTTCAGAGGGCAGCGTGGAGGTGAAGGGTTCGGTGACCACGGCTCCGGTGACCCTCAATCCCAAGCTCATCATGGGCACGGGGTGGTTTTTGGGGCCGGTGGTACTGGAAACCAGTCTCCTTCTCTACTTCAATGAGGGGAGCGGTTTTTCCGGCGGTATCACGATCGCGACGATGTTCTGA
- a CDS encoding Lsa36 family surface (lipo)protein — MRRILAICTALLFVAGAAVGAEVKITPPTVDFGSNSSYDLIDAYVNGVLKALAQQAESQLNEEIGAFEQPSFVEGMANAGIFASHVGVMRSRFEYGFLQVGAGIAIGFQSPTANPFDVEGIGQAMAEGGDVFAGVGVQAGGQVGLNASFLKEGLFLGLRFGRMDLTSLAESMGDALPEGLSGSLSVVGVLASYQLVKPVDLMLIRWRGVNIGSGLVYQGLEVRYKADVDPVSYEQEINKDIDNGGYLETGTVTLTAVPTVEVGVQTGTVAIPLEVSTGMRVLILNVSGGLGADLAFGSSKLLFDADARIEASGSITHGETGTKLYINNGTITPGSAVLDAGTEGGPTFLNPKVFASVGLLLGPISLEIPFTYYINEGSGFNAGITLGLTF, encoded by the coding sequence ATGCGAAGGATACTGGCAATCTGCACGGCTCTGCTCTTTGTGGCGGGAGCAGCCGTGGGGGCAGAGGTGAAGATCACACCGCCGACCGTGGATTTCGGCTCGAACTCCTCGTATGATCTCATTGACGCCTATGTGAACGGTGTGCTTAAAGCCCTTGCTCAGCAGGCGGAGTCACAACTCAACGAGGAGATCGGGGCCTTTGAGCAGCCCTCGTTCGTAGAAGGCATGGCGAACGCCGGCATCTTCGCCTCGCATGTGGGCGTGATGCGCTCGCGGTTCGAGTATGGCTTCCTCCAGGTAGGGGCGGGGATCGCGATAGGGTTCCAGTCACCCACGGCCAATCCCTTCGATGTCGAAGGTATAGGCCAGGCCATGGCTGAAGGAGGGGATGTGTTCGCTGGTGTGGGGGTTCAGGCGGGCGGGCAGGTGGGCCTTAACGCCTCGTTCCTCAAGGAGGGGCTCTTTCTCGGGCTGCGCTTCGGCCGCATGGACCTCACCTCCCTCGCCGAGAGCATGGGGGACGCCCTCCCCGAGGGGCTCTCGGGCTCTCTCTCGGTGGTAGGTGTGCTCGCCAGCTATCAGCTCGTGAAGCCGGTAGATCTGATGCTCATCCGATGGAGGGGCGTGAACATCGGCTCAGGCCTTGTGTACCAGGGCCTTGAGGTGAGGTACAAGGCCGATGTGGACCCCGTGTCGTATGAACAAGAGATAAATAAAGACATCGATAATGGGGGTTACCTCGAGACAGGCACCGTGACCCTCACCGCTGTCCCGACAGTGGAGGTGGGGGTTCAGACCGGTACCGTGGCCATCCCGTTGGAGGTGTCCACCGGGATGAGGGTGCTCATCCTCAATGTGAGCGGTGGGCTCGGGGCCGATCTCGCCTTCGGCTCGAGCAAGCTCCTCTTCGATGCGGATGCACGCATAGAGGCGTCCGGCTCCATTACCCATGGAGAGACGGGAACGAAGCTATATATCAATAATGGAACTATCACCCCCGGGTCCGCAGTCCTGGATGCGGGCACGGAGGGAGGCCCCACGTTCCTCAACCCCAAGGTCTTCGCGAGTGTAGGGCTGCTCCTGGGGCCGATATCCCTCGAGATACCTTTCACCTACTACATCAACGAGGGTTCCGGGTTCAATGCAGGGATCACGCTCGGCCTCACGTTCTAA
- the pgl gene encoding 6-phosphogluconolactonase gives MERLDLRTGVAPAVEWIAGVLGLYRDEPHLVVGLPGGRSVVPVLEALRERDDLPWDRCVFFLVDERCVPPGSPERNDALLERVFFRPLVEKRWITRDQVHPYEYRGEAEDWGLEAYERALRGYREAFHLVVLGAGEDGHVASLFPRHPSIWDDSPFYIRVEEAPKPPPRRISASKTLLESSEACLLLFMGEGKREAYRRFLDPELPLADCPAKLAFEVDRLAVATDLG, from the coding sequence ATGGAACGCCTCGACCTTCGGACAGGGGTGGCGCCGGCGGTGGAGTGGATCGCCGGGGTGCTCGGCCTCTACAGGGATGAGCCGCACCTCGTGGTGGGGCTTCCCGGCGGGCGGTCGGTGGTACCCGTGCTCGAGGCCTTGAGAGAGAGGGACGACCTCCCGTGGGACCGGTGCGTCTTCTTCCTGGTGGACGAGCGGTGCGTGCCCCCGGGAAGCCCGGAGAGGAACGATGCCCTCCTCGAGCGGGTCTTCTTCAGGCCCCTCGTGGAGAAGCGGTGGATCACCCGGGACCAGGTGCACCCCTACGAGTACCGCGGGGAGGCGGAGGACTGGGGGCTCGAGGCCTACGAGCGCGCCCTCAGAGGCTACCGGGAGGCCTTCCACCTGGTGGTGCTTGGAGCAGGGGAGGACGGGCACGTGGCCTCGCTCTTTCCGCGGCATCCTTCCATCTGGGACGACAGCCCCTTCTACATACGGGTGGAGGAGGCGCCCAAACCCCCACCCCGGAGGATAAGTGCGAGCAAGACCCTCCTCGAGAGCTCGGAGGCCTGCCTCCTCCTCTTCATGGGGGAGGGGAAGCGAGAGGCCTACCGCCGCTTCCTCGACCCGGAGCTCCCCCTCGCCGACTGCCCTGCGAAGCTCGCCTTCGAGGTGGACCGGCTCGCCGTGGCCACGGATCTCGGATAA
- the rpmG gene encoding 50S ribosomal protein L33, protein MAKKGKAVEIIALACSECNRRNYTTKKNRRLQGKLQLRKYCPFDRKHTLHVETRVK, encoded by the coding sequence ATGGCAAAGAAGGGAAAGGCAGTCGAGATCATCGCCCTCGCATGTTCCGAGTGCAACCGACGCAACTACACCACCAAGAAGAACAGAAGGCTCCAGGGCAAGCTCCAGCTGAGAAAGTACTGTCCGTTCGACAGGAAACACACCCTTCATGTGGAGACAAGGGTCAAATAG
- the secE gene encoding preprotein translocase subunit SecE, which produces MRKIIQFFKDVWAEMKRVTWPSWEDVQGSTQVVIVSVAIFALVLGAVDLLLLFLLDVIF; this is translated from the coding sequence ATGCGAAAGATCATACAGTTCTTCAAGGACGTGTGGGCGGAGATGAAGCGGGTCACCTGGCCCTCGTGGGAGGATGTGCAGGGGTCCACGCAGGTGGTCATCGTGTCGGTGGCGATCTTCGCCCTGGTGCTCGGGGCGGTGGACCTCTTGCTCCTGTTTCTGCTTGACGTGATATTCTAG
- the nusG gene encoding transcription termination/antitermination protein NusG gives MARGWYVLHTYTGYENRVEKTLRKLMEEEPYSRYILDVKVPEEEVVEVKDGKRKVTTRKFLPGYVLVELDLPDIGWRDVCAQIRRINGVTGFVGTTGQSKPHPISQEELRQILQKTGELKGERHLRFGETFSVGETVRIVEGPFESFTGTIEEVNEERRKLRVLVGIFGRATPIEVDFLQVEKI, from the coding sequence ATGGCACGGGGATGGTATGTCCTCCATACGTATACCGGGTATGAGAACAGGGTCGAGAAGACGCTGCGGAAGCTGATGGAGGAAGAGCCATATTCCCGGTACATCCTCGACGTGAAGGTTCCGGAAGAAGAGGTCGTCGAGGTGAAGGACGGCAAGCGTAAGGTCACGACCCGGAAGTTTCTCCCGGGCTACGTCCTCGTCGAACTGGACCTTCCCGATATCGGTTGGCGGGATGTGTGTGCCCAGATCCGTCGCATCAACGGGGTGACGGGGTTTGTAGGAACCACGGGGCAGAGCAAGCCGCACCCCATCTCCCAGGAGGAGCTCAGGCAGATCCTCCAGAAGACCGGGGAGCTCAAGGGTGAGCGGCATCTCCGTTTCGGCGAGACCTTCTCCGTGGGTGAGACGGTGCGCATCGTGGAAGGGCCGTTTGAGTCCTTCACCGGAACCATCGAGGAAGTGAACGAGGAGCGGAGAAAGCTCCGTGTCCTGGTGGGAATCTTCGGGCGGGCGACGCCCATCGAGGTGGATTTCCTCCAGGTGGAGAAGATATAG
- the rplK gene encoding 50S ribosomal protein L11, which produces MAKKEVTAVLKLQLPAQQATPAPPVGPALGPHGVSAPQFVQQFNDATKNVEPGLIVPVVITIYKDRTFTFELKTPPAAVLIKKALGIEKGSAEPHKVKVGKLTKEQLRAIAEQKMPDLNANDIEAAMRIIKGTARSMGVEVEG; this is translated from the coding sequence ATGGCGAAGAAAGAGGTGACCGCAGTCCTCAAGTTGCAGCTGCCGGCGCAGCAGGCCACTCCCGCCCCTCCCGTCGGGCCGGCCCTCGGCCCTCACGGGGTGAGTGCGCCGCAGTTCGTGCAGCAGTTCAACGACGCCACCAAGAACGTCGAGCCGGGGCTCATCGTTCCGGTGGTGATCACCATCTACAAGGATCGCACCTTCACGTTCGAGCTCAAGACTCCGCCTGCCGCGGTGCTCATCAAGAAGGCCCTCGGTATCGAGAAGGGGTCGGCAGAACCTCACAAGGTGAAGGTGGGAAAGCTCACCAAGGAGCAGCTGCGCGCGATCGCGGAGCAGAAGATGCCGGATCTCAACGCCAACGATATCGAGGCGGCCATGAGGATCATCAAGGGGACCGCCCGCAGCATGGGTGTGGAAGTGGAGGGCTAG
- the rplA gene encoding 50S ribosomal protein L1, whose protein sequence is MARHGKKYLEAVKKYARQERYPLERAVELVKELSYANFDETVELSVKVNLKKGQTVRGTVTLPHRFGQEKRILVFARGDKAEEAREAGATYVGDTDLVEKIQQGWLDFDVAVATPDMMKEVGKLGPILGRRGLMPNPKVGTVTMDIKGAVENLKQGQVEFRADKTGVVHLAVGKVSMEPEKIVENVNAALDEMRHRRPADTKGAFIKSVTLSSTMGPGVKVKWDER, encoded by the coding sequence ATGGCGCGACACGGAAAGAAGTACCTGGAGGCGGTGAAGAAGTATGCCCGGCAGGAGCGGTATCCGCTCGAGCGGGCGGTCGAGCTCGTGAAGGAGCTCTCCTATGCGAACTTCGACGAGACCGTGGAGCTCTCGGTCAAGGTGAACCTCAAGAAGGGACAGACGGTGCGCGGCACCGTGACCCTGCCGCACAGATTCGGTCAGGAGAAGCGCATCCTCGTCTTCGCGAGGGGCGACAAGGCCGAAGAGGCTCGTGAGGCGGGTGCGACCTATGTGGGTGATACCGATCTCGTCGAGAAGATACAGCAGGGGTGGCTCGACTTCGATGTGGCGGTGGCCACTCCCGACATGATGAAGGAAGTGGGAAAGCTCGGGCCCATCCTCGGGCGCCGCGGGCTCATGCCCAATCCCAAGGTGGGAACCGTGACCATGGACATAAAGGGAGCGGTGGAGAACCTCAAGCAGGGCCAGGTGGAGTTCCGTGCCGACAAGACGGGGGTCGTCCACCTCGCGGTGGGGAAGGTCTCCATGGAGCCCGAGAAGATCGTGGAGAATGTGAACGCGGCCCTCGATGAGATGCGGCACCGGCGCCCGGCCGATACGAAGGGGGCGTTCATCAAGTCCGTGACCCTCTCGTCCACCATGGGGCCGGGAGTCAAAGTTAAGTGGGACGAGCGATAA
- the rplJ gene encoding 50S ribosomal protein L10 has translation MYTTRVTEKKRARVEEIKKILEEGKGYIFADYRGLTVEQITRLRNELRQQQAILKVVKNRFAKLAFSELEITGLDEVLLGPTVVAVAKEDPAVVAKTIFKYVNETPIKVKAGYIDGQLYGAQQVEAISKLPSRAELLATLMGTMNAPLQNLVYALNGVTTKLVRTLKALADKMEQG, from the coding sequence ATGTATACCACACGAGTGACCGAGAAGAAGCGCGCGCGCGTGGAAGAGATAAAGAAGATCCTCGAGGAAGGGAAGGGGTATATCTTTGCAGATTACCGGGGCCTTACGGTGGAGCAGATCACCAGGCTCAGGAACGAGCTGCGCCAGCAGCAGGCCATCCTCAAGGTGGTGAAGAATCGCTTTGCGAAGCTCGCCTTCTCCGAGCTCGAGATAACGGGTCTGGACGAGGTCCTGCTGGGGCCCACGGTCGTGGCGGTGGCCAAGGAAGATCCCGCGGTGGTGGCGAAGACCATCTTCAAGTACGTGAACGAGACGCCCATCAAGGTGAAGGCGGGATACATCGACGGCCAGCTCTACGGTGCGCAGCAGGTGGAGGCCATCTCCAAGCTACCGTCGAGGGCCGAGCTCCTGGCCACACTCATGGGGACCATGAATGCGCCGCTCCAGAACCTGGTGTACGCGCTCAACGGGGTGACCACCAAGTTGGTGAGGACCCTCAAGGCGCTCGCCGACAAGATGGAACAGGGGTGA
- the rplL gene encoding 50S ribosomal protein L7/L12: MAKLSTEEILDAISQMTVLEVAELVKAMEEKFGVTAAAPVAVAAAPAAGAAAPQEEEKSEFDVILKGVADGKKIPVIKVVREVMGLGLKEAKDFVEAPGKAVKEGVSKQEAEELKKKLEEAGAVVEIK; the protein is encoded by the coding sequence ATGGCAAAGCTCAGTACCGAAGAGATCCTGGACGCGATTTCGCAGATGACCGTGCTCGAAGTGGCCGAGCTCGTCAAGGCCATGGAGGAGAAGTTCGGTGTGACCGCGGCGGCCCCCGTGGCGGTGGCGGCGGCTCCCGCTGCCGGTGCAGCAGCTCCCCAGGAGGAGGAGAAGAGCGAGTTCGACGTGATCCTCAAGGGGGTGGCCGACGGCAAGAAGATCCCGGTCATCAAAGTGGTCCGGGAAGTCATGGGCCTCGGTCTCAAGGAGGCCAAGGACTTCGTGGAGGCTCCGGGTAAGGCCGTCAAGGAAGGGGTCTCCAAACAGGAAGCCGAAGAGCTCAAGAAAAAACTCGAAGAAGCAGGTGCCGTTGTCGAGATTAAATAA
- the rpoB gene encoding DNA-directed RNA polymerase subunit beta, protein MFSRDTEVTRQLLTTGRPEVMDLPNLLEVQFSSYEKFLQAEKIRKGEPLAVQGLEEVFRSSFPIESPNGDMRLEYDFYTLDFEAIKYSEEECKRKGLTYAVPLKAQINLIFLETGEIRQKMIYLGDIPLMTDRGTFIINGAERVVVSQIHRSPGVIFSHEKGVYGARIIPYRGSWLEFEVDAKKDLIYAKIDRKKRILGTLFLRALGFDTREKIISAFYETKEVAVSPETKDAVVGRVLARDVCTGEGPDQKKLLRAGAKIHPHEMDELLHAGVERVWVIDDEHPDSLHSEVILNCFDREEAKYTREEEGIDEPTKEDAIIAVYSAIMPGDPITIENAEKDLQAMFFSERRYDLGDVGRYKLNKKFDYDPPLSTTVLTLDDIVNTMRHLIKVYIGEEPVDDIDHLGNRRVRSVGELLTAELKTAFSRMERIAKERMSLKESDTIKPQDLISIKPIVAAIKEFFGSSQLSQFMDQVNPLSELTHKRRLNALGPGGLSRERAGFEVRDVHYTHYGRMCPIETPEGPNIGLILSLALYARVNEYGFLEAPYRKVKDGRVTNEIEYLTAMDEEKYFIAQANAPIDEKGRFLTDQVSVRKGGDYTTRPPEAIQYMDVSPRQIVSASASLIPFLEHDDANRALMGSNMQRQAVPLIFPEPPRVGTGMERRCAYDSGVVVKARRAGVVEYVSSTKVVIKPDGVTDERERDIYFLQKYQRTNQDTCFNQRPIVNKGQRVEKGDVLADGPSTFKGELALGRNVLVAFVPWYGYNFEDAILISERLLKQDVFTSIHIKEFSIEVRETKLGPEKITRDIPNVSEKHLEHLDEEGIVRIGAKVKSGSILVGKITPKSDAELTPEFKLLNSIFGEKAKDVRDTSLRVPHGAEGTVIDVQRLRRSEGDELPPGVEEVVKVLVASKRKLQEGDKMAGRHGNKGVISRVLPEEDMPFLADGTPVDICLNPLGVPSRMNLGQILETELGWAAVALDEWYATPVFESASPEMIEEKLREAGLPETSKTTLYDGRTGEAFHQPVMVGYMYMLKLNHLVDDKMHARSTGPYSLVTQQPLGGKAQFGGQRLGEMEVWALEAYGAANTLQELLTIKSDDMEGRTKIYESIVKGEPSTSPGIPESFNVLVQELRGLALDITVQDTKGKPVPLTERDEELLTRQGEKF, encoded by the coding sequence ATGTTTAGCAGAGACACCGAGGTAACACGCCAGCTCCTCACCACCGGCCGTCCGGAGGTGATGGATCTGCCGAATCTTCTCGAAGTCCAGTTTAGTTCATACGAGAAGTTTCTGCAAGCCGAAAAGATAAGGAAAGGGGAACCTCTCGCGGTCCAGGGCCTGGAGGAGGTCTTCCGGTCCTCCTTCCCCATAGAGAGTCCCAACGGCGACATGCGTCTCGAGTATGACTTCTACACCCTGGATTTCGAGGCCATCAAGTACTCCGAAGAGGAGTGCAAAAGGAAGGGGTTGACCTACGCGGTGCCGCTCAAGGCGCAGATCAACCTCATCTTTCTCGAAACCGGCGAGATTCGTCAGAAGATGATCTATCTCGGTGATATCCCCCTCATGACCGACAGGGGGACGTTCATCATCAACGGAGCTGAGCGCGTGGTGGTGAGCCAGATTCATCGATCGCCGGGCGTCATCTTCTCCCACGAGAAGGGTGTCTATGGAGCCCGTATCATCCCCTACAGAGGCTCGTGGCTGGAGTTCGAGGTCGACGCCAAGAAGGACCTCATCTATGCGAAAATAGATAGAAAGAAACGGATACTCGGGACCCTCTTCCTCCGTGCCCTCGGGTTCGATACGAGGGAGAAGATCATCTCGGCCTTCTACGAGACGAAGGAGGTGGCGGTCTCCCCGGAGACGAAGGATGCGGTCGTGGGGAGGGTGCTCGCCAGGGACGTGTGCACGGGCGAAGGCCCCGATCAGAAGAAGCTCCTCCGTGCTGGAGCGAAGATCCACCCCCACGAGATGGACGAGCTCCTCCATGCCGGCGTGGAGCGCGTGTGGGTCATCGACGACGAACATCCGGATTCCCTCCATTCGGAGGTGATCCTCAACTGTTTCGACCGCGAGGAGGCCAAATACACCCGGGAGGAGGAGGGGATCGACGAGCCCACCAAGGAGGATGCCATCATCGCCGTGTATTCGGCCATCATGCCCGGGGATCCCATCACCATAGAGAACGCGGAGAAGGACCTCCAGGCCATGTTCTTCTCCGAGCGCCGCTACGACCTCGGCGACGTGGGGCGCTACAAGCTGAACAAGAAGTTCGACTATGATCCGCCTCTCTCGACCACGGTGCTCACGCTCGACGACATCGTGAACACCATGCGCCACCTCATCAAGGTGTACATCGGCGAGGAACCGGTGGACGATATCGACCACCTCGGGAACCGGCGTGTGAGATCGGTGGGAGAGCTCCTCACCGCCGAGCTCAAGACCGCCTTCTCCCGTATGGAGCGTATCGCAAAGGAACGCATGTCGCTCAAGGAGAGCGATACGATAAAGCCCCAGGACCTCATCTCCATAAAGCCCATCGTGGCGGCCATCAAGGAGTTCTTCGGATCGAGCCAGCTCTCGCAGTTCATGGATCAGGTGAACCCGCTCTCCGAGCTCACCCACAAGCGACGGCTCAACGCCCTCGGGCCCGGAGGGCTCTCCCGGGAACGGGCGGGATTCGAGGTGCGGGACGTGCACTACACCCACTACGGGAGGATGTGTCCCATCGAGACCCCGGAAGGTCCGAACATCGGACTCATCCTCTCGCTCGCACTCTACGCGCGGGTGAACGAGTACGGGTTCCTCGAGGCCCCCTACCGCAAGGTGAAGGACGGCCGCGTCACGAACGAGATCGAGTATCTCACGGCCATGGACGAGGAGAAGTATTTCATCGCCCAGGCGAATGCGCCCATCGACGAGAAGGGCCGGTTCCTCACGGACCAGGTCTCGGTGAGGAAGGGGGGCGACTACACCACCCGGCCGCCCGAGGCGATCCAGTACATGGATGTCTCGCCGCGGCAGATCGTGTCCGCATCGGCCTCGCTCATCCCCTTCCTCGAGCACGACGACGCGAACCGGGCCCTCATGGGGTCGAACATGCAGCGCCAGGCCGTGCCCCTCATCTTCCCGGAGCCCCCCAGGGTGGGGACCGGCATGGAGCGACGGTGCGCCTACGACTCCGGTGTGGTGGTGAAGGCGAGGCGTGCCGGGGTGGTGGAATACGTCTCTTCCACCAAGGTGGTGATCAAGCCGGACGGGGTCACCGACGAGAGGGAGCGGGACATCTACTTCCTCCAGAAGTACCAGCGGACCAACCAGGATACGTGCTTCAACCAACGCCCCATCGTGAACAAGGGGCAGCGGGTGGAGAAGGGGGACGTGCTCGCGGACGGACCCTCCACGTTCAAGGGCGAGCTCGCCCTGGGACGGAACGTGCTCGTGGCCTTCGTCCCCTGGTACGGGTACAACTTCGAGGACGCCATCCTCATCTCGGAGCGACTCCTCAAGCAGGATGTGTTCACCTCCATACATATCAAGGAGTTCTCGATAGAGGTGCGGGAGACGAAGCTGGGGCCGGAGAAGATCACCCGTGACATCCCGAACGTGAGCGAGAAACACCTCGAGCACCTCGACGAAGAGGGAATCGTGAGGATCGGGGCCAAGGTGAAGTCGGGTTCGATCCTGGTGGGAAAGATCACTCCAAAGTCCGACGCCGAGCTCACGCCGGAATTCAAGCTCCTCAATTCGATCTTCGGAGAAAAGGCAAAGGACGTGCGGGACACCTCCCTCAGGGTGCCGCACGGCGCCGAGGGGACGGTGATCGACGTGCAGCGCCTCCGCAGGTCCGAGGGTGACGAGCTTCCTCCGGGTGTGGAGGAGGTGGTGAAGGTCCTTGTGGCCTCCAAGCGGAAGCTCCAGGAAGGTGACAAGATGGCGGGACGTCACGGGAACAAGGGTGTCATCTCCCGGGTCCTCCCGGAGGAGGACATGCCCTTCCTCGCGGACGGCACCCCGGTGGACATCTGCCTCAATCCCCTGGGCGTGCCCTCCCGAATGAACCTGGGCCAGATACTCGAGACCGAGTTGGGATGGGCTGCCGTGGCCCTCGACGAGTGGTACGCCACGCCGGTCTTCGAATCGGCGAGTCCCGAGATGATCGAGGAGAAGCTGAGGGAGGCGGGTCTCCCCGAGACCTCCAAGACCACCCTGTACGACGGACGAACGGGGGAGGCCTTCCATCAGCCGGTGATGGTGGGCTACATGTACATGCTCAAGCTCAACCACCTGGTGGACGACAAGATGCACGCCCGTTCCACCGGTCCTTACTCCCTCGTGACGCAGCAGCCGCTCGGAGGAAAGGCCCAGTTCGGCGGTCAGCGTCTCGGGGAGATGGAGGTATGGGCTCTGGAGGCCTACGGCGCGGCGAATACCCTCCAGGAGCTGCTCACCATAAAGTCCGACGACATGGAAGGACGCACCAAGATCTACGAGAGCATCGTCAAGGGCGAGCCCTCGACCTCTCCGGGGATCCCGGAGTCCTTCAATGTGCTCGTCCAGGAGCTGAGAGGCCTTGCCCTCGATATCACGGTGCAGGACACGAAGGGTAAGCCCGTTCCGCTCACCGAGCGGGACGAAGAACTCCTCACCCGCCAGGGTGAAAAATTCTAG